The window TCCGCATCCGAAATATTTCAAAGGATGAAATCGAGCGGCGGGTGAGGGAGGTCGCCCGTTTCCTCCACATCGACCACCTCTTAGAGCGGAGACCCATTCACATAAGCGGTGGAGAGATGCAGCGGGTTGCCATTGCCCGAGCCCTGGTGCGCAACCCCCAGCTCTTCCTCCTTGACGAGCCCCTGACAAATCTCGATGCCAAGATTCGGGAGGAGATGCGCACAGAGCTCAAGCGCCTCCAGGGAGAGACAGGGGCCACATTCCTCTACGCCACTCCGGACCAGGCTGAAGCTCTCTCCATGGGTGACCGGATTGTGGTCATCCGCCAGGGACATGTGGTGCAGGTGGGAACACCGCAGGAGATTTACCACCACCCTCGGAACGTTTTTGTCGCCGATTTTGTGGGAAGTCCAGGAATGAACTTTGTCCCGGCTCTCTTTGAGGGTGAGAAAAGACTCAACGTCGGTCCCGGCTACTTTACCTTTGAACTCCCTGAGGAAGCCGCCTCAATCTGCCGAAGGAACCTGAAGCACCCTGAGGTTCTTTTCGGTATCCGACCCGAGGACATTTCCCTCTACAGGGAGGAAAAAGAGGGATTGTACCCTGCTCGGGTTGAGGTGGTCGAGCCTCTTGGAGTTATCCAGATTGTACGTCTGCGCCTTGACGGGCATGTCCTTCGGGTACGGAGCGAAGAGGGAGCTCATTTTGAGGCAGGGGAGAAGGTCTTTTTTGGGTTCAAAAAAGAGAAGGTTCGGATTTTCGATCGCCTCACCGAAGAGCGCATCTTCTGAAAGGGGGATACCCATGTTTGGAGTGAATCTCTTCCTTTGGACTGCGGCGTACACGGACAACGGAGCCCATCTCATTCCCATGGTGAAGGAGTTGGGCTTTGACTGTGTGGAGATTCCCCTGGACCTTCTT of the Candidatus Caldatribacterium sp. genome contains:
- a CDS encoding ABC transporter ATP-binding protein, whose translation is MARLVIEKLTKKFGRITAVSELSLEAESGTITVLLGPTGAGKTTTLRCVAGLEHPDGGIIRIGERVVNDLPPKDRDVAFVFQNFSLYPRYTVFENIASPLRIRNISKDEIERRVREVARFLHIDHLLERRPIHISGGEMQRVAIARALVRNPQLFLLDEPLTNLDAKIREEMRTELKRLQGETGATFLYATPDQAEALSMGDRIVVIRQGHVVQVGTPQEIYHHPRNVFVADFVGSPGMNFVPALFEGEKRLNVGPGYFTFELPEEAASICRRNLKHPEVLFGIRPEDISLYREEKEGLYPARVEVVEPLGVIQIVRLRLDGHVLRVRSEEGAHFEAGEKVFFGFKKEKVRIFDRLTEERIF